The Pirellulimonas nuda genome includes a region encoding these proteins:
- the trpE gene encoding anthranilate synthase component I has translation MPHLPDYESFEKLAAGVDAAPVYRRLLSDSLTPVTAFHRLDTGGTACLFESVIGGEKVGRYSFLASEPYLTLEAHGEEVVLRHFGNVAGGAPSSKPVRTETQRFENPLDALRKLVASVKVAHVPGLPPFVGGAVGYAGYDTVRYVEDLPNAPQDDRLLPDLAFAFYDHMVVFDNVQKTAVVVALARVGEGADLRAAYDDAAARVDRLVDRLSAPPEKEPLPMADVNLVGAPTAQYQSNFTQAEYEAAVRKCVEYIRAGDIFQVVLSQRLQTPLAASPLEVYRTLRVVNPSPFMFFLRTPSCTLVGSSPEIMVRVADRKVTVRPLAGTRPRGHDEAEDDRLAAELLADPKERAEHVMLVDLGRNDVGRVAKYGTVELSDVMSIERYSHVMHITSNVTGELRDEADAFDALAACLPAGTVSGAPKVRAMEIIDELEPHRRGPYAGAVGYIDFTGAMDTCIALRTMVIKDGVAYIQAGAGLVADSNPTAEYEETLNKARGLLKAIEITKERTER, from the coding sequence ATGCCACACCTGCCTGACTACGAATCCTTCGAGAAGCTTGCGGCAGGGGTCGATGCGGCGCCCGTCTATCGCCGGCTGCTGAGCGATAGCCTGACCCCGGTCACCGCGTTCCACCGGCTCGATACGGGGGGGACGGCTTGCCTGTTTGAGAGCGTGATCGGCGGAGAGAAGGTCGGCCGATACAGCTTTCTGGCCAGTGAACCCTATCTCACGCTCGAGGCCCACGGCGAAGAGGTGGTGCTGCGGCACTTCGGCAACGTCGCCGGCGGGGCCCCTTCCAGCAAACCGGTACGCACCGAGACCCAGCGATTCGAGAACCCGCTCGACGCGCTCCGCAAGCTGGTTGCATCGGTCAAGGTGGCCCACGTGCCGGGCCTGCCGCCGTTTGTTGGGGGCGCGGTCGGTTACGCCGGCTACGACACCGTGCGCTATGTAGAAGACCTTCCCAACGCGCCGCAGGACGACCGGTTGCTCCCCGATCTGGCGTTCGCGTTCTACGACCACATGGTGGTTTTCGACAACGTGCAGAAGACGGCCGTGGTAGTGGCCCTGGCGCGCGTGGGGGAGGGCGCCGACCTGAGGGCCGCGTACGACGACGCCGCTGCGCGTGTCGACCGGCTGGTCGACCGGCTCTCGGCGCCTCCGGAGAAGGAGCCGCTGCCGATGGCCGACGTCAATTTAGTTGGCGCCCCGACCGCCCAGTATCAGTCCAACTTTACCCAGGCCGAGTATGAGGCCGCGGTGCGGAAGTGCGTTGAGTACATCCGCGCCGGCGATATCTTCCAGGTTGTGCTAAGTCAACGTCTGCAAACGCCGTTGGCCGCGTCGCCGCTGGAAGTCTACCGCACGCTCCGGGTGGTGAACCCCAGCCCGTTTATGTTCTTCCTGCGGACCCCAAGCTGTACACTAGTCGGGAGCTCGCCAGAGATCATGGTCCGCGTGGCGGACCGCAAGGTCACCGTCCGCCCCCTGGCCGGCACCAGGCCCCGCGGACACGACGAGGCCGAAGACGACCGCCTCGCCGCCGAGTTATTGGCCGACCCCAAGGAACGCGCCGAGCACGTGATGCTGGTCGACCTTGGCCGCAACGACGTTGGACGGGTCGCCAAGTACGGGACCGTGGAGCTGAGCGACGTGATGTCGATCGAACGCTACAGCCACGTGATGCACATCACCTCGAACGTCACCGGCGAGCTGCGCGACGAGGCAGACGCGTTCGACGCCTTGGCCGCCTGCCTGCCGGCGGGGACCGTCTCTGGCGCCCCCAAGGTGCGTGCGATGGAGATCATCGACGAATTGGAGCCCCACCGCCGCGGCCCGTACGCCGGCGCGGTAGGCTATATCGACTTCACCGGCGCCATGGACACCTGCATTGCGCTCAGGACGATGGTTATCAAGGATGGCGTCGCCTACATCCAAGCCGGCGCCGGCCTTGTGGCGGACAGCAACCCGACCGCCGAGTACGAAGAAACCCTGAACAAGGCCCGCGGCTTGCTCAAGGCGATCGAGATCACCAAAGAGCGAACGGAGCGATAG
- a CDS encoding YqgE/AlgH family protein, with protein MTSFLAGKLLVASRHLRDPNFLRTVVLILEHTADGALGVVLNRPSGRTVQEVWRAIEAPPCDSQAPIYVGGPVPGPLIALHTDAQVAEKRVLPGLFMAIEREKIDALVRQDDKPFRLYSSNSGWGAGQLESELAAGGWLTTDALAGDVFASAESLWTDVTKRIGLKIMLPKTPPDRLPSDPSMN; from the coding sequence ATGACCTCCTTCCTCGCCGGAAAGCTGCTGGTTGCTTCACGTCACTTGCGGGACCCAAACTTCCTGCGGACGGTGGTGCTGATACTGGAGCACACGGCCGACGGGGCGTTGGGCGTGGTGCTGAACCGGCCGAGCGGACGCACCGTTCAGGAGGTGTGGCGGGCGATCGAGGCCCCCCCCTGCGACTCGCAGGCGCCCATCTACGTCGGGGGGCCGGTGCCGGGGCCGCTGATCGCCCTGCACACGGACGCCCAGGTCGCCGAAAAGCGGGTGCTCCCGGGCCTGTTTATGGCGATCGAGCGGGAGAAGATCGACGCCCTGGTGCGGCAAGACGACAAGCCGTTCCGGCTCTACTCGAGCAACTCCGGCTGGGGCGCCGGCCAGCTCGAAAGCGAGCTGGCCGCAGGGGGATGGCTCACGACCGACGCGTTGGCGGGCGATGTCTTCGCGTCCGCGGAGTCGCTGTGGACCGACGTCACCAAGCGCATCGGACTCAAGATCATGCTCCCCAAGACCCCCCCCGATCGGCTGCCCAGCGACCCCTCCATGAACTAG
- the epsC gene encoding serine O-acetyltransferase EpsC codes for MATDFRLKDQLPELTERLVQTYDQVGKIDHLDHCPLPKHAEVVAAIGDLQEVLFPGYRQREGLHRGNVTYYIGEVVDRLHDRLTQQIGRALRHEQHADCDDERDYEKLGQAATIEFLKKLPDLRAVLATDVEAAYVGDPACRGADEVIFCYPGLEAVTVYRLANLLYRMGVPFIPRMMTEWAHGRTGIDIHPGATIGDHFFIDHGTGVVIGETCQIGRHVKLYQGVTLGALSFATDENGDLVRDTKRHPTIEDNVVIYANATILGGNTVVGEGAVIGSSVWITRSVPPRTTVVLEKPGLRMRSEDAGVA; via the coding sequence ATGGCCACCGACTTCCGGCTCAAAGATCAGCTCCCCGAGCTCACCGAGCGGCTCGTGCAGACCTACGACCAGGTCGGCAAGATCGACCACCTCGATCACTGCCCGCTGCCGAAGCACGCCGAAGTAGTGGCCGCCATCGGCGACCTGCAGGAGGTGCTCTTCCCGGGCTACCGCCAACGCGAGGGGCTGCACCGCGGGAACGTCACCTACTACATCGGTGAGGTGGTCGACCGGCTGCACGACCGGCTCACCCAGCAGATCGGCCGCGCCCTGCGGCACGAGCAGCACGCCGACTGTGACGACGAGCGTGACTACGAGAAGCTGGGCCAGGCCGCCACGATCGAGTTTCTCAAGAAGCTGCCCGACCTACGCGCGGTGCTGGCCACCGACGTCGAGGCCGCCTATGTGGGCGACCCCGCGTGCCGCGGCGCCGACGAGGTGATCTTCTGCTACCCGGGGCTCGAAGCGGTCACGGTCTACCGCCTCGCCAACCTGCTCTACCGCATGGGGGTGCCGTTCATCCCGCGGATGATGACCGAGTGGGCCCACGGCCGCACCGGCATCGATATCCACCCCGGCGCCACGATCGGCGACCACTTCTTCATCGACCACGGCACCGGCGTGGTGATCGGCGAGACCTGCCAGATCGGCCGGCACGTGAAGCTGTACCAGGGCGTGACGCTCGGGGCGTTGAGCTTCGCGACCGACGAGAACGGCGACCTGGTGCGCGACACCAAGCGCCACCCGACGATCGAAGACAACGTGGTGATCTACGCCAACGCCACGATCCTCGGCGGCAACACGGTGGTCGGCGAGGGCGCCGTGATCGGCTCGAGCGTCTGGATCACTCGCAGCGTGCCGCCGCGCACCACCGTCGTGCTGGAGAAGCCGGGCCTGCGGATGCGCAGCGAAGACGCCGGCGTGGCGTAG
- a CDS encoding nucleotidyl transferase AbiEii/AbiGii toxin family protein, which produces MEPTGLLRIAVEVLDRIRVPYAVVGSLASGAWGEPRVTLDVDIVIQLTQIDVAVLCAAFPEEEFYVSRSAIDEAVRTQGQFNVLQLTTGMKIDFMVIGFEGWPAEQMRRRRPTRLLEEREVLAASPEDVILGKLIYFKEGRSPKHLRDMASILNERKDRLDSDYIVRWATTLGVLAEWEELHQRMATGDFTVV; this is translated from the coding sequence GTGGAGCCGACTGGCCTGCTACGCATCGCGGTTGAAGTTCTCGATCGCATCCGCGTCCCCTACGCCGTGGTTGGGTCGCTCGCCAGCGGGGCGTGGGGAGAGCCACGCGTGACGCTCGACGTGGATATTGTCATCCAGCTAACACAGATCGACGTCGCGGTGCTGTGCGCCGCATTCCCCGAAGAAGAGTTCTACGTCAGCCGTTCTGCCATCGACGAAGCAGTACGCACGCAGGGGCAGTTCAATGTGCTGCAGCTCACCACCGGCATGAAAATAGACTTCATGGTAATCGGCTTCGAGGGCTGGCCGGCCGAGCAGATGCGGCGTCGCCGCCCGACTCGGCTGCTAGAGGAGCGAGAGGTGCTCGCGGCGTCGCCAGAAGACGTCATCCTTGGCAAGCTCATCTACTTCAAGGAGGGCAGGTCGCCCAAGCACCTGCGTGATATGGCCAGTATACTAAACGAGCGCAAGGATCGGCTCGACAGTGACTACATCGTGCGCTGGGCGACGACGCTCGGCGTGTTAGCGGAGTGGGAAGAGCTTCATCAGCGGATGGCGACCGGCGATTTTACGGTTGTCTAA
- the tatC gene encoding twin-arginine translocase subunit TatC — MKRERDEDLFEQSKMSFGEHLEELRGTLWKCLIALALGFSVGLWCGGWVVDYVQTPLRASLEKLRAKQVKQAHVERIEQLRRQGIDEATLTELSQLPEDSRLIPKLRFFSREELRRLLGGGAAQAAVEGDPAPEGVPRELLPADLVPLTLYERIEDDPRTNTIGTGVPDAFGVYIKASLLVGAVLAGPFIFYFIWEFVAAGLYKNERKMVYTYMPMSITLFLAGAAIAFFMALPLVVDFLFLFYDWMKIDATPRISEWLSFVLLLPLGFGISFQLPLVMLFMERIGVFKTADYVKNWRIAVIVICIISVFLTPADIYSMILMAVPLCVLYFGGIGLCKWMPRPTAPYGEPTDA; from the coding sequence ATGAAACGCGAACGCGACGAAGACCTGTTCGAGCAGAGCAAGATGTCCTTCGGGGAGCACCTCGAAGAACTGCGGGGGACGCTGTGGAAGTGCCTGATCGCGCTCGCCTTGGGGTTCAGCGTCGGGCTGTGGTGCGGCGGCTGGGTGGTGGACTACGTGCAGACCCCGCTGCGGGCCAGCCTCGAGAAGCTCCGCGCCAAGCAGGTTAAGCAGGCTCACGTCGAGCGGATCGAGCAGCTACGCCGGCAGGGGATCGACGAAGCGACGCTCACAGAGCTCAGCCAGCTCCCGGAAGACAGCCGACTGATCCCAAAGCTCCGTTTCTTCAGCCGCGAAGAGCTTAGGCGGCTGCTGGGCGGCGGCGCGGCGCAGGCCGCCGTGGAAGGAGACCCGGCTCCCGAGGGTGTGCCCCGTGAGCTGCTTCCGGCCGACCTCGTGCCGCTCACCCTGTACGAACGGATCGAAGACGACCCCCGCACCAACACCATCGGCACCGGGGTGCCGGACGCGTTCGGCGTGTACATCAAGGCGTCGCTGCTGGTGGGCGCCGTGCTGGCGGGGCCCTTTATCTTCTACTTCATCTGGGAGTTCGTGGCGGCCGGGCTGTACAAGAACGAGCGGAAGATGGTGTACACCTACATGCCGATGAGCATCACGCTGTTCCTGGCCGGGGCGGCCATCGCGTTCTTTATGGCGCTGCCGTTGGTGGTCGACTTTTTGTTCTTGTTCTACGACTGGATGAAGATCGACGCCACGCCGCGGATCAGCGAGTGGCTGAGCTTCGTGCTGCTGCTTCCGCTGGGGTTCGGCATCAGCTTCCAGCTCCCACTGGTGATGCTGTTTATGGAGCGGATCGGGGTTTTCAAGACCGCCGACTACGTCAAGAACTGGCGGATCGCGGTGATCGTGATTTGCATCATCTCGGTCTTCCTGACCCCGGCCGACATCTACAGCATGATCCTGATGGCCGTGCCTCTGTGCGTGCTGTACTTCGGGGGGATCGGGCTGTGCAAGTGGATGCCGCGGCCGACGGCGCCGTATGGGGAGCCGACGGACGCGTAG
- a CDS encoding type I phosphomannose isomerase catalytic subunit, with product MQTLPLLTFEPLFQRYLWGGRRLGGVLGKAIGPGDNYAESWEIVDHSDGQSVVADGPLVGRTLGEVVEEHNALLFGRHAPQQKFPLLLKFLDANRTLSVQVHPNDAQGAKLDPPDLGKTEAWVVLAAEPGAKIYAGLRAGVDREGLAAAMEAGTCDACLHVIEPAVGDCVFIPAGTVHALGEGIVIAEIQQASNTTFRLFDWNRVDKDGQPRPLHIRQSLEVTDFDRGPVEPQTPEPTGDGAQRLVTCDKFVLERRELAEGWTLPQDDRFHILAVVAGEAVANAGEQSIALTLGSAVLAPARRPSTVVSGEAVLLDMYLP from the coding sequence ATGCAGACGCTCCCGCTGCTGACGTTCGAGCCGCTTTTTCAACGGTATTTGTGGGGAGGCCGGCGGCTCGGGGGGGTGCTCGGCAAGGCGATCGGGCCCGGGGACAACTACGCCGAGAGCTGGGAAATAGTCGACCACTCCGACGGCCAGAGCGTCGTCGCCGACGGCCCGCTGGTCGGGAGGACGCTGGGCGAGGTCGTTGAGGAGCACAACGCCCTCTTGTTTGGGCGCCACGCCCCGCAGCAGAAGTTTCCGCTACTGCTGAAGTTTCTTGACGCTAACCGCACGCTCAGCGTCCAGGTCCACCCAAACGACGCGCAGGGCGCGAAACTCGATCCTCCCGACCTGGGCAAGACCGAGGCCTGGGTCGTGCTGGCCGCAGAGCCGGGGGCCAAGATCTACGCGGGGCTGCGGGCGGGCGTCGATCGGGAGGGGCTGGCCGCGGCGATGGAAGCCGGGACGTGCGACGCGTGCCTTCACGTTATCGAGCCAGCGGTTGGCGACTGTGTGTTCATCCCCGCCGGCACGGTCCACGCCCTGGGGGAGGGGATCGTGATCGCCGAGATCCAGCAGGCCAGCAACACCACCTTCCGGCTGTTCGACTGGAACCGTGTCGACAAGGATGGCCAGCCCCGGCCGCTGCACATCCGCCAGTCGCTGGAAGTAACCGATTTCGACCGCGGACCGGTCGAGCCGCAAACGCCGGAGCCAACCGGCGATGGGGCCCAGCGGCTGGTCACCTGTGACAAGTTTGTGCTCGAACGCCGCGAGCTGGCCGAGGGCTGGACACTGCCCCAAGACGACCGATTCCATATCCTGGCGGTGGTGGCCGGAGAGGCCGTCGCAAACGCCGGCGAGCAAAGC